The following nucleotide sequence is from Pseudonocardia sp. C8.
CCGCGGGCCCGGGAGACGCACGGCAGCATCACATCGCCGCGGTCGCGCTCGTCGTCGGACAGGACGTCGTCCTGATGGTCCAGCTCGCCCGAGCACACCCGCACCTGGCAGGTGCCGCAGATCCCGGCTCGGCAGGAGTTCTCCACGGCGATGCCCGCGCTCTCGATGACGTCCAGCAGCGGCACGTGCTCGGGCACCGTCAGGCGCACCCCGCTGCGCCGGAGGACGACGTCGAACGCGCCGCCCCCGCCGGTGACGGGCGGAGCGCTGAACCGCTCGCGATGCAGGGTCCCGGCCGGCCAGTGCGCGGACGCCCGTTCAACCGCGGAGATCAGCGCCTCCGGGCCGCAGCAGTAGACGACCGAGTGCTCGCCCGGCGCGCCTCCGAGGGGCGTCACGAGATCGAGCAACCCGGACTCGTCCTGGGGGACGATCTGGAGCTCGCCACCCGGGACCGCGCGGAGCTCGTCGACGAATGCCATGGAGTTCCGGGACCGACCGCCGTACAACGCCGTCCACGGCCGGTTCAGCGCCGCGACCCGGCGGAGCATCGGCAGGATCGGCGTGATGCCGATCCCGCCGGCGACGAAGACGTAGCGATCGGCGTCGACGAGCGGGAAATGGTTGCGCGGGCCGCGTACCGGGAGCCTGTCCCCGGCGCGAACGAGGTCGTGGACCCGTTGCGAGCCGCCGCGGCCCGCGGCCTCGCGCAGCACGGCGATCCGCCACCGGCCGGAGTCGTCAGGGTCCCCGCAGAGGGAGTACTGCCGGACGAACCCGGCGCCGAGATCGACGTCGATGTGCGCGCCGGGGGCCCAGGACGGCAGCGTCATCCCGCCCGCCGCGGCGAGCGTGATCGCCACGACGTCCGTGGCGCAGGGCTGGACGGACTCGACGGCGACCGTGGTCCAGGTACCGGTCATCGTGCCTTCCGGGGTGTGTCGGGCCGGAGCACTCAGGCCCCGGCGGCGCCGACCGACTCTGGGGTGAAGGTCTTCCACGCGATGTCGCGCATGCCCCGCATCGCGCGGAGGACCTCGTCGCGGTCGTGGTCGTCCGCGACGTAGGTCGAGAGCATCTGGAGTCCGAGCCCGACGTGGAACTTCTCGTCGGTCTCGATCCGCTTGTAGATCCGCACGACCTCGTCGAGGCCGTGTCGCTCCGCGCCGCGGAAGGTCGGCTCGAAGCTGCCGGACGCCGAGGTCTCG
It contains:
- a CDS encoding PDR/VanB family oxidoreductase, which gives rise to MTGTWTTVAVESVQPCATDVVAITLAAAGGMTLPSWAPGAHIDVDLGAGFVRQYSLCGDPDDSGRWRIAVLREAAGRGGSQRVHDLVRAGDRLPVRGPRNHFPLVDADRYVFVAGGIGITPILPMLRRVAALNRPWTALYGGRSRNSMAFVDELRAVPGGELQIVPQDESGLLDLVTPLGGAPGEHSVVYCCGPEALISAVERASAHWPAGTLHRERFSAPPVTGGGGAFDVVLRRSGVRLTVPEHVPLLDVIESAGIAVENSCRAGICGTCQVRVCSGELDHQDDVLSDDERDRGDVMLPCVSRARGGILVLDL